Sequence from the Piscinibacter sp. HJYY11 genome:
GCAGGAAGGCTTCGTGCGAGTGGTGCAAGGCAGCGGCACCTACGTGCGCGAGCTGGTGCTCGACTACGCGCTGCAGCGCCGCACGCGCCTCTCGCAAAACCTCGCCGCCGCCGGCGAGACGGCCGACCGCGAGCTGCTCGGCCACGAGCTCGCCCGCGCCGGCGAGTGGGCGCGCGACCTGGGGCTCTCCGCCACGGCCAAGGTGCAGCTGCTCTACACCCGCGCCAGCGTGCGCGGCCGGCCGATCAACCTCGCCACCTCGGCCTACCCGCTGCCGCGGCTGGCCGGCATGGCCGAGGCAATGGCCCGTCACGGCAGCATCACGAAGGCGCTGCAGTCGCTCGGCGTGGCCGACTACACCCGTGCGCGCAGCGTGGTCTCGTGCCGCCTGCCGACGGTGGCCGAGGCCGATGCGCTGGCCCGCCCGGTCACCCAGCCGGTGCTGGTGGTGCGCTATCTCAACGTCGACGGCGAAGGCCAGCCGGTGGAGGCGGGTCGCACGCTGTTTGCTGCAGATGCCGTGCAGCTCACGGTCGAGCCCGAGCCGCAGGAGACATGAACCACCGCTACGCGCTCTATTACGCCCCGCCCCCCACGCACCCGCTCTGGCGCGCCGGCTGCGAGTGGCTGCAACGAGACCCTTCCAGCCCCGAGGCGCCGCCGCCGCAGCGTGCCCATGTGCGCGAGCCCTGGCGCTATGGCTTCCACGCCACGCTGAAGCCGCCGATGCGCCTGGCCGAAGGGCGCGACGAGGCGAGCCTGCACGACGCGATCGACCGGCTCGCGCAGCGCACGCCGGCGTTTGCGATGCCGGCCTTGTCGGTGCAATGGTTGAGCGGCTTCCTGGCGATCCGCCCGGCCGCCGAGCCGCTGTCACGCCGGCACCCGCTGCACCGCCTGGCCGACGATGCGGTGGCCCAGCTCGACGCCTGGCGCGCGCCGCCCACGCCCGAGGAAACGCAGCGCCGACTGAAGCTCCGGCTCGACGACGAGCAGCAGGATTTGCTGCAACGCTACGGCTACCCGCACGTGATGGCGCGCTGGCGCTTCCACATGACGCTCACCGATTCGCTCCCGCACGACATGGGCCTGCGGGCAGCCCTGCAGCGCGAGACGGAGCGCCACTTCAAGACAGCGCTGGCGCAGCCGCTGGTGTGCGATGCGATCTGCCTCTTCGTCGAGCCGGCGCCGGGCGTGCCCTTCCGGCTGGTGCAGCGCTTCGCCCTCGCTCCCCCGCCGTAGCCCCATTGGCCCCGTTGCCAGTGCGGGCACCGTTGGGCGACAGCGAATTGCCGCAACATCGGGCCCCTTGTCATCGACCCGCCACACAGCGCCACCAGACTGACGCCCCTCATGCGGCACCACGACCTCGCCCAGCACCTGCACACCCACAGCCAGCACCTGCTGGTGGTGGTCGGCCGATCGGGTGTGGGCAAGGACGCGGTGATCGGCGCCTGGCTGCGCCGCTTCCCGGCCGGTGCGCGGCCGCACCTGGCGCAGCGCGTCATCACCCGCGAGCGCCACAGCAGCGAAGACCACGAGCCGGTCACGGTCGCCGACTTCCTGGGCATGGCGGCCGGGGGCTACTTCGGCTTCCGATGGCAGGCCCACGGGCTGCATTACGGCGTGCGCTGGTCCGAGCTGGCACCGCTGCGCGAAGGCCGCTGCGTGGTGCTCAACGGCTCGCGCCAGCACCTGCCGCAGCTGCGCGAAGTGGCCCCGCAGGCGCGCGTGGTCGAGATCGTGCTGCCCGACGCGCTGCGCGCCGCCCGCCTGCACGGCCGCGGCCGCGAGACACCCGCCGAACTGGGCAGCCGGCTCTCGCGCACCGCACCCGACAGCGGCGCCGACCTCGTCATCGACAACAGCGGCCCGCTCGACGACACCGTGGCCGGGCTGCACGCCTGGTGGTCGGCGAGCGCCCTGGCTCCATTGGCTCCTCGCACGCGCCAGCCGGCGCAACCGTGAACCACTGCTCGGCCGCGACGGTGGCCCGCGCCTTGCTCCACCCTTCAAAGGCGCGACAGCGCGACGGTTGACGGCGTATGCTCACTCGCGTCGTCACCACAGAGGAGCGACGCATTCATGAGCAGCGACAAGGTCGGCGAGGCACGGGCTTCCAAGCACATCCGCCTCACTTCGCACCCCGGGCCCAACGCAACACCCGGCATCGTCTGGGGCGCCCCCACGCCCGAAGAGCGCGGGCCGGTGATCGGCACCACGACGAACCGCCAGCACCGCAACGTGGTCGGCACGCACAGCGGCAGCTACGGCGTCTACCGTGCGCTGGCGGTCGCCGCCGGCAACCTGGTGAAAGGCCACCGCGCCGACCTCACCAACACCGCGCCCACCACACCCATCGGCCCCTACCCGCAGTGGGGCGACCCGCACAAGATCGTGTCGCTCGACCCCTGGGGAGCGGCGGTCGGCGAGGTGTTCGCCGAGCAGATCGCCGCCGGCTATGACATCCGCCCGACCATCGCGGTGACACAGGCGCATGTGCACCTGCCCGAGATCAAGCAGGCCATCGCCTTCCAGCGGCTGAAGACCGACGGGAAGATCCTGCTCGACGACGCCTCGGCGGTGGTGACCAAGGTGGCCGTCGAGCCGGTGTGGTGGATCGAGGGCGTGGCCAAACGCTTCAACGTGAGCGAGGCCGACCTGCGGCGCGTGATGTTCGAAGAGACCGGTGGCATGTACCCCGAGCTCGTGACGCGCAGCGACATCGGCATCTTCCTGCCGCCGATCGGCGGGCAGACGCTCTACATCTTCGGCGACCCGCGCGACCTGGCGAACCCCGAGGTGACGCTCACCGCGCGGGTGCACGACGAGTGCAACGGGTCGGACGTGTTCGGCTCCGACATCTGCACCTGCCGGCCCTACCTCACGCATGCCATCGAAGAGTGCATCAAGGGCGCCCAGCAAGGCGGCGTGGGCCTGATCGCCTACAGCCGCAAGGAAGGGCGTGCGCTCGGCGAGGTGACGAAATTCCTCGTCTACAACGCGCGCAAGCGCCAGGTGGGCGGCGACAGCGCCGACAAGTATTTCCTGCGCACCGAGTGCGTGGCCGGCGTGCAGGACATGCGCTTCCAGGAGCTGATGCCCGACGTGCTGCACTGGCTGGGCGTGAGGAAGATCCACCGCCTGGTGAGCATGAGCAACGACAAGTACGACGCCATCACGGGCAGCGGCATCGAGGTGGGCGAGCGCGTCAAGATCCCCGACGAGCTGGTGCCGGCCGATGCAAAGGTGGAGATCGAAGCCAAGATCGCGGCGGGTTACTTCACCGACGGGGCGGTGCCTGACGACGCGAAGCTCGCCGCCACGAAAGGGCGGGATCTTGTCTGACCCCGCCGCCCTGCTCCGCTCTCCTGCCACCATCCGCGAGCGCTGCCGCAACATTCTTGCGGCGGTGGAGGCTGGCCAGTCCAGGCACTTCACCCTGCACCGCAGCCAGCTCGACGAAGTGGCACGGCGCGTGGAGCAGGTGACACGCCGGCAATACCCCGAGCTGCGCATTCCCTACCACTCGCGCTGGCGGCACTTCGAAGCCGGCGGTGTGAACCGCCGCGGCGAACTCGAGCTGCTGCTGGAGGGGCGCGACGCGGCCGAGCAGGCGCAGGCGCACATCGACCTCACCGTGATGAGCGTGCTGCTCGACGCCGGCGCTGGGCCCGACTGGCGCTACGACGAGAACGGCACGTCGTTCACCCGCTCCGAAGGCCTGGGCGTGGCGACCTTCCGCGCCTTCATCGCCGGCGCTTTCTCGAGCGACCCGCTGGACCCCTTGCGCGTCGACGCCGAAGCGCTGCAAGGGGTGGACG
This genomic interval carries:
- the phnF gene encoding phosphonate metabolism transcriptional regulator PhnF, with product MTLNASSVPADSPETPSSVRRWEAIAAELRQDIVQGRLTPGQKLPNEATLAERFEVNRHTLRQAVQSLAQEGFVRVVQGSGTYVRELVLDYALQRRTRLSQNLAAAGETADRELLGHELARAGEWARDLGLSATAKVQLLYTRASVRGRPINLATSAYPLPRLAGMAEAMARHGSITKALQSLGVADYTRARSVVSCRLPTVAEADALARPVTQPVLVVRYLNVDGEGQPVEAGRTLFAADAVQLTVEPEPQET
- a CDS encoding DUF1045 domain-containing protein, translating into MNHRYALYYAPPPTHPLWRAGCEWLQRDPSSPEAPPPQRAHVREPWRYGFHATLKPPMRLAEGRDEASLHDAIDRLAQRTPAFAMPALSVQWLSGFLAIRPAAEPLSRRHPLHRLADDAVAQLDAWRAPPTPEETQRRLKLRLDDEQQDLLQRYGYPHVMARWRFHMTLTDSLPHDMGLRAALQRETERHFKTALAQPLVCDAICLFVEPAPGVPFRLVQRFALAPPP
- a CDS encoding phosphonate metabolism protein/1,5-bisphosphokinase (PRPP-forming) PhnN, with amino-acid sequence MRHHDLAQHLHTHSQHLLVVVGRSGVGKDAVIGAWLRRFPAGARPHLAQRVITRERHSSEDHEPVTVADFLGMAAGGYFGFRWQAHGLHYGVRWSELAPLREGRCVVLNGSRQHLPQLREVAPQARVVEIVLPDALRAARLHGRGRETPAELGSRLSRTAPDSGADLVIDNSGPLDDTVAGLHAWWSASALAPLAPRTRQPAQP
- a CDS encoding GTP cyclohydrolase II → MSSDKVGEARASKHIRLTSHPGPNATPGIVWGAPTPEERGPVIGTTTNRQHRNVVGTHSGSYGVYRALAVAAGNLVKGHRADLTNTAPTTPIGPYPQWGDPHKIVSLDPWGAAVGEVFAEQIAAGYDIRPTIAVTQAHVHLPEIKQAIAFQRLKTDGKILLDDASAVVTKVAVEPVWWIEGVAKRFNVSEADLRRVMFEETGGMYPELVTRSDIGIFLPPIGGQTLYIFGDPRDLANPEVTLTARVHDECNGSDVFGSDICTCRPYLTHAIEECIKGAQQGGVGLIAYSRKEGRALGEVTKFLVYNARKRQVGGDSADKYFLRTECVAGVQDMRFQELMPDVLHWLGVRKIHRLVSMSNDKYDAITGSGIEVGERVKIPDELVPADAKVEIEAKIAAGYFTDGAVPDDAKLAATKGRDLV